Part of the Candidatus Zixiibacteriota bacterium genome is shown below.
CCGACCATCTCCAGCAGGTAATCGGCATCGAGAGACTGCCTGTAAAAAGATCCGAACAAAGTCAACGCCTCGTGTGGTTTGATATTGTCCTCCATCGCCGAGGCCTGGAGTTGAACTCCAATTATCTGTTTGAATTCATTGTTATGCCTATGAGGATTTTTGCCTGCGATAGTGACAGAACCACTGTCGGGACTGCGAAGCCCCTCCATCATTTCGATCGTGGTGGTCTTGCCGGCGCCGTTGGGTCCCAAGAAGCCGAAGACCTCGCCCTGCTCAATATGAAAGGAGATACCATCGACGGCCTTAACCCCGGGGTAATGTTTTACAAGCTCTTCTACTTCAACGAAATGATCCGACAAGTTTCTTTCTCCTCCGATATAGACATATAACGAATCACCGGTTCTCCGGTTTCATTATTTTATCCCGCCCAGCCCTCCAAAGGCACCAATATCCGACCGACCGCCATCGGGATCAGTGTAATATGGATGGCCGGCATTGTAAAGCGGAGAATTATCCCGCAGATGAAAATCGAGCGAATCCACAAACATCGGGTCTACGGAAAGGTTGCCGAACTGCCCGGTCAGATCATCGATATCCCGGTATTCCGCGCTGTCGTTACCCCAGACATCGTTGTATTCGATCCGGAAATTCTCCGGATCGCCGTTCATCCAGACTCCCACACAGGGACAGACCCATTTTTCACGCCAGCCGTTGTCAGCTATGATATTGTTAATCACGACTCCCCGGGCCGAATCCGACCAGGCCGCGAAACCGCAATTGCCATTGCGCACTATGTTGTTATTGCGAGCTTCCATAAATGAATTCCCGGTCGCTATGATTCCCCATCCGAGATTGTCAAAGACGATGTTATTGGTAACGACCGCAGAAGAATTACCGAATGTACCGATTCCCTTCCAGTAATTCGAGATTAGATTACGGGTAACCACAGCATGTGCGTCCCAGGTAATGCCGATACCTACACCTCTGCCCTTGTCGATCTCATTGTCGGCTATAAATGCTTTTGCACCACGATAGAGCGCGATAGCATCCCAGCTGTTGTTTTTGATCAGGTTGTTTCTAACTATTATCTGCGCGCCCTCGCGTCCGAAAACACCGCCGATCCCAACCACGACCGTATCGAGTTTGTGCTCATTGTCGATAATTGTACAGTTCTCCACGGTAACTTCTGAAAATTTCACAACTACTGCCGCATCGGTAGCGTTGCCGTCCAGATCACGCTTTCCCCCGCTGATCGTCAGGTTAGAAATCCGCGATGATGGACAATTTTCAAACAGGACACCATACCCGGCATTAGTTAAAAGCCGAACACTGTCGCGTTCGAAACCCTCGATCGTCAGTTGTTTGTCTTTGATGTGAAATCCAACTGTGGCATGAGCCAGGGTGCGGTGTTCAAGGCAGTTACCGCACAGGCTGTCGACATACTCATCGGCTTCTGCCGAATATATACCCGGCATTAAAAATATCCTGTCACCCGACCAGGCGGAGTCAATAGCCTCTTGGAGCGAATGATAGGGTGCATATTCCGAACCGTCGGAATCAGCTTCCGTCTCGAAATCATCATCGACATAAACAATTCTACCGGGTTCGATTTCAATTTTTCGGGCGCATCCTGAAAGCAGGATCATGACTGCAACGATTGATAGTATAATAAAATTTCTCATCAATCCTCCAAAAGTATGAATCTAAAATAATTTAGACTTGTATGCAAGACAGAACGTGTTAAATTTAGGTTATGGCTTTGAATCGAAAACAGAGAGACTGTTTGGACGTATTGAATTACAGCCTGTTCGATGTGGAAACATCATGCCGGAAACCTGTCGACGAACAACAGCTTCTGCCCGATGAGGATGAACTTCGGCGGATGTTTTCCCGGATCAACTACCGCTATTTTTCGGGACGTCTCCCGGAGGTTAAAATCGAATGGTCGAGCAGGTTGAGGATGGCCGGCAAGTACCTGGTCAATGACCGCATCATCCGGCTTGGTCGTAAGTACCACGAGCATTTTCCGCAGGAAATCGAAGATACCTTGAAGCATGAGATGATTCATATTCTCTACCCTGACCATGGCCGGTTGTTCAAAGCAGAAGCGGTACGGATCGGCGCCAGCCGTTACGCCCGTGACTATCCCGGTGCGCGGATGAGTTACAAGTACATCTATGCCTGCCCGGCCTGCGGACAGAAGTTTTACCGGCGCAAGAGATACCGTATGGTGTCATGCGGAAACTGCTCGCATGATGGCTTTGACGAACGTTTCAAGCTCAGGCTGATCTGGTCGGCCCGGCGCAAAGGAGAAAAACGATGAAATACATGATTTTGATACTCATAGTCTGGCTCTGTATGCCTGTTTATACCGGCGCGCAGATCGATAAATCACTGGTCTTCGGGCCGGATGAAACCGACAGCCTGCTTGAAGTCAGGTTTGTTTTCAATGAACTACCCGCCTACGGTGATTCGGGAAGCCTGCGGGTCGAGTTTAAAGTTCTCGACAGAAGCTTCAACGCACGCGCTGTGCAGACCGGACAAATTCAACATAAGATACGTAATCGCCGTCTCAATAAACTACCGGAACGGCCTTCGGTCAGCCTGGACAAAGAGGTGCGTTTTTCACTGACTGCCGGTCCAAATAACTATTTCGCTATGCCCGACAGCCTCCTGGTATGGGAAGCTCCGCTGGATTCCGGTGCAGTCAGGACAATAGAAATTCCGTATTTTGTACGAGGTGTGGGGCAGTTCGATATCGCCCTGACCGAGACAACCCGTCCGGTTGAGTACCTGCAATTTCGAATCGTTGGACAGATCACAGAAGACGGTACCCTCGCTTTTCTGGGCAAGTACCCGCCGGTTCAAATCAACCC
Proteins encoded:
- a CDS encoding ATP-binding cassette domain-containing protein, encoding MSDHFVEVEELVKHYPGVKAVDGISFHIEQGEVFGFLGPNGAGKTTTIEMMEGLRSPDSGSVTIAGKNPHRHNNEFKQIIGVQLQASAMEDNIKPHEALTLFGSFYRQSLDADYLLEMVG